In a single window of the Neodiprion virginianus isolate iyNeoVirg1 chromosome 1, iyNeoVirg1.1, whole genome shotgun sequence genome:
- the LOC124310056 gene encoding venom carboxylesterase-6-like has product MAFHIPVNYSLLTILILTTNINDYSAGLAQANSIVRQTVNIPQGTLLGTVRKTIHNRTVSAFLGIPYAQPPVGDLRFRNPVPADGWSGTRDATLDSEMCPQLLGNEVKGKEDCLWINAYTPKLPKGDNSSLLPVMVYIYGGAFTSGNARSDRYGPEYLLDANIVLFLPSHRVGPFGYLSTGDEVASGNWGLKDQILALKWVQNNARYFGGDPDRVTLFGASSGGACVHLLTLSDLTIGLFHKYITQSGSALGIWSQLPRSGYSSRAYQLGEYVGCSNKTSAALVKCLREIDFAKIIATAPRFIRWHIWPAIVWAPTDEPNIEGAVFTDTTANIFAAGKIRDLPWISGVVRDEAILYTVKFFEDKELFRRFLENFDAVLPQAATLDYQQDKGAAYVDAVKSYYLTGGLSGNESLILQNVTDAFGDVLFRYPAYSALLQHHAVAKNPQYFYTLQYRGTFSNIFFSQDNPKSLGVGHGDDTFYIYFPELQFSPAIYNRTVTKRDLEVTDIMVQLWTSFAIDGTPTSPALNGTPWAPFSATEGNYLRIGNEYEVSLGMEHAFYKERMEFWSTVTEVTRKRWSRSP; this is encoded by the exons ATGGCTTTCCATATTCCGGTGAATTATTCATTACTGACTATTCTGATATTAACGACAAACATTAACGATTATTCAGCTGGCCTTGCTCAGGCGAATAGCATCGTTCGTCAGACAGTGAACATTCCTCAAGGTACCTTGCTGGGCACGGTTCGAAAGACCATCCACAATCGAACGGTTTCAGCATTTTTGGGTATACCGTACGCGCAACCGCCGGTTGGGGATCTCAG GTTCCGGAATCCTGTACCTGCTGATGGCTGGAGTGGGACTCGCGATGCCACCTTGGATTCGGAAATGTGCCCCCAGTTACTGGGGAACGAAGTTAAGGGAAAGGAAGACTGTTTGTGGATCAACGCTTACACGCCGAAG CTCCCGAAGGGTGATAATTCATCGCTACTTCCAGTGATGGTTTACATCTACGGAGGAGCCTTTACCTCCGGAAACGCAAGATCCGACAGGTACGGACCAGAGTATTTACTCGATGCGAACATAGTTCTCTTTCTACCGAGTCACCGAGTCGGTCCATTTGGATATTTGAGCACCGGTGACGAAGTCGCGTCTGGTAATTGGGGCCTCAAGGACCAGATCCTCGCACTTAAATGGGTCCAGAATAACGCAAGATACTTTGGTGGCGATCCGGACCGAGTCACACTGTTCGGTGCAAGTTCGGGCGGTGCCTGCGTCCATCTTTTAACCTTATCAGACCTCACCATTG GACTGTTTCACAAATACATAACGCAGAGCGGATCGGCTCTCGGTATCTGGTCCCAATTACCAAGATCTGGTTACTCGAGCCGGGCTTACCAACTTGGCGAGTACGTCGGCTGCTCGAACAAGACGTCAGCGGCTCTGGTCAAGTGCCTACGAGAAATTGACTTCGCCAAAATCATAGCTACGGCACCGCGTTTCATTCGCTGGCATATATGGCCGGCAATTGTTTGGGCCCCAACTGACGAGCCGAATATCGAAGGCGCGGTATTTACCGACACTACGGCTAATATATTTGCGGCTGGGAAAATCCGGGACTTGCCTTGGATCTCCGGTGTTGTCCGAGATGAAGCGATTCTCTATACCGTTA AGTTTTTCGAAGACAAGGAACTGTTTCGCCGCTTTCTGGAGAACTTCGATGCTGTTCTACCTCAAGCTGCAACGTTGGATTATCAACAGGATAAAGGGGCTGCTTACGTCGATGCCGTGAAGTCGTACTACTTGACAGGTGGTCTAAGTGGAAATGAAAGTTTG ATACTCCAAAACGTTACGGACGCCTTCGGCGACGTTCTTTTTCGATATCCAGCCTACAGCGCACTTCTTCAGCACCACGCTGTCGCGAAAAATCCGCAGTATTTCTACACACTGCAGTACCGGGGCACTTTCAGCAACATCTTTTTCTCCCAGGACAATCCGAAAAGCTTGGGTGTGGGACACGGTGATGATACGTTTTACATATATTTCCCGGAGTTGCAGTTTTCACCCGCCATTTACAACAGAACCGTTACAAAAAGAGATTTGGAAGTTACGgacatcatggtacagttgTGGACGTCCTTTGCGATCGACGG AACACCAACTTCCCCGGCTTTAAACGGGACACCGTGGGCCCCATTCTCTGCAACAGAGGGCAACTATCTTAGGATAGGAAATGAATACGAGGTATCACTGGGAATGGAACATGCCTTTTATAAAGAGCGAATGGAGTTTTGGTCGACTGTAACGGAAGTCACACGAAAACGTTGGTCTCGATCACCTTAG